The Setaria viridis chromosome 6, Setaria_viridis_v4.0, whole genome shotgun sequence genome contains a region encoding:
- the LOC117861420 gene encoding uncharacterized protein, which translates to MTAAASNAALASPPPPGSGPALVRRPNLAAVKALMFPCLASLWVGGASAAAAAAILAVQPSGEGAPLVDTLMGASLMGILIATLLAKIVFTLLLSAALRDAYPVLEACGPKLRSMLRDVAWFGYAEALLFVVASLVGCVVVVEVSDGSRVCRIGALIIDVEAVACAAIACFDIIPSRALKLWRVKPSGATADGYIV; encoded by the exons atgacggccgccgcctccaacGCCGCGCtggcctcgcctccgccgccggggtCGGGGCCGGCGCTCGTGCGCCGCCCCAACCTCGCCGCGGTGAAAGCGCTCATGTTCCCGTGCCTAGCCAGTCTGTGGGtcggcggcgcgagcgcggcTGCGGCCGCCGCGATCCTCGCGGTCCAACCCTCCGGCGAGGGCGCCCCGTTGGTCGACACCTTGATGGGGGCCTCCCTCATGGGCATCCTTATCGCCACGCTGCTCGCCAAGATCGTCTTCACGCTGCTCCTGAGCGCCGCCCTGCGCGACGCATATCCCGTACTGGAG GCTTGTGGGCCGAAATTGAGGAGCATGCTGCGCGACGTTGCTTGGTTTGGGTATGCCGAGGCTCTGCTTTTCGTCGTGGCCAGCCTTGTTGgttgtgtggtggtggtggaagtaTCAGATGGATCTCGGGTGTGCAGAATTGGTGCACTGATCATTGATGTGGAGGCAGTGGCCTGCGCGGCGATTGCTTGCTTTGACATAATACCCAGTAGGGCGCTGAAGCTGTGGAGGGTGAAGCCGAGTGGCGCTACGGCTGATGGATACATTGTTTGA
- the LOC117861484 gene encoding uncharacterized protein: MAVAEVVLEVHPQPPPPPREPAVALPDLAVPKLLQYLYLASAWVACAGVAAATAARRALGDDSPVTYAFLKVSIGALAFPALLVLIVALRLLRAMCAAGFRLSLRTFAREIQIHSSKMFGALTWKVLLNPAVLVVLVSFLFFLLLGAGVLVLGGLLPVEESQREKIGSALFDTGVLGAMAMSCFVIIPSFALKLWRSK; encoded by the exons ATGGCCGTCGCCGAGGTGGTTCTCGAGGTCcacccccagccgccgccgccgccgcgggagccGGCGGTCGCGCTCCCGGACCTCGCCGTGCCGAAATTGCTCCAGTACCTCTACCTCGCGAGCGCGTGGGTCGCCTGCGCGGGCGTGGCCGCCGCGACCGCCGCGCGCCGGGCCTTGGGCGACGATTCCCCGGTGACCTACGCGTTCCTCAAGGTCTCGATCGGAGCCCTCGCCTTCCCCGCGCTGCTCGTCCTCATCGTCGCCCTGCGGCTCCTCCGCGCCATGTGCGCGGCGGGGTTCAGGCTTTCGCTCCGCACCTTTGCCAGGGAGATTCAGATCCATTCGAGTAAG ATGTTTGGAGCATTAACCTGGAAGGTGCTGCTGAACCCTGCTGTGCTCGTGGTGCTCGtgtctttccttttcttcctgctGCTCGGAGCAGGTGTTCTGGTGCTTGGGGGGCTGTTACCAGTGGAGGAATCTCAGAGGGAAAAGATTGGTTCTGCACTCTTTGATACGGGGGTATTGGGTGCCATGGCAATGTCTTGCTTTGTCATCATACCCAGTTTTGCGCTGAAGCTCTGGAGGAGCAAGTAG